One Rosa chinensis cultivar Old Blush chromosome 3, RchiOBHm-V2, whole genome shotgun sequence DNA window includes the following coding sequences:
- the LOC112193210 gene encoding 40S ribosomal protein S27-2, which produces MVLQNDIDLLHPPADLEKRKHKLKRLVQTPNSFFMDVKCQGCFNITTVFSHSQTVVVCGNCQTVLCQPTGGRARLTEGCSFRRKGD; this is translated from the exons ATG GTTCTTCAGAATGATATTGATTTGCTTCATCCACCAGCTGATCTGGAGAAGAGGAAGCACAAGCTCAAGCGGCTTGTGCAGACCCCAAATTCTTTCTTCATG gATGTCAAATGCCAGGGATGTTTCAATAT AACTACTGTGTTCAGTCACTCGCAAACTGTTGTGGTGTGTGGGAACTGCCAGACAGTGTTGTGCCAGCCTACTGGTGGGCGTGCCAGGCTCACCGAGGGTTGCTCCTTCAGGAGGAAAGGGGACTGA
- the LOC112192265 gene encoding pentatricopeptide repeat-containing protein At2g31400, chloroplastic, with translation MASTPPHCSITATKPYQTHQYPQNQRLKSQRQTRQSNQWTTRHVSLSKPLPLPPQPPRTAAKPAAAAAAPGPTSFSSLCPPSKSDLVAAFSGRRSTRFVSKMHFGRPKTTVGSRHSSLAEEALQSAIRFGKDDLALDDVLLSFESKLCGSDDYTFLLRELGNRGECWKAIRCFEFAVRRERRRTEQGKLASSMISTLGRLGKVELAKNVFQTAVNEGYGKTVYTYSALISAYGRSGYCDEAIRVLESMKDSGLKPNLVTYNAVIDACGKGGVEFKKVVEIFNEMLKIGVQPDRITYNSLLAVCSRGGLWEAARNLFSEMVDRGIDQDIYTYNTLLDAISKGGQMDLAYQIMSEMPSKNILPNVVTYSTMIDGYAKAGRLEDALSLFHEMKFLAVGLDRVLYNTLLSLYGKLGRFAEALNVCKEMESVGIVKDVVSYNALLGGYGKQGKYDQVKALYNEMKEERVSPNLLTYSTLIDVYSKGGLYVEAMKVFREFKQAGLKADVVLYSELINALCKSGLVESAVSLLDEMTKEGIRPNVVTYNSIIDAFGRPATTECAVGAGGIVLHNESSSSISERDVDISEENVQIQVRDMEDTRIIKMFGQLAADKAGYAEKDRKVRQEILCILGVVQKMHELDIKPNVVTFSAILNACSRCNSFEDASMLLEELRLFDNQVYGVAHGLLMGYRGSVWVKAQSLFDEVKQMDCSTASAFYNALTDMLWHFGQKQGAQLVVLEGKRRNVWENAWENSQLDLHLMSSGAARAMVHAWLLNIHSIVYKGQQLPNLLSILTGWGKHSKVVGESALRRAIEALLTGMGAPFQVAKPNKGRFISTGSVAAAWLKESGTLEVLKLHDDRADPNSANFGQISNLRALAL, from the exons ATGGCGTCAACGCCGCCGCACTGTTCAATCACAGCGACCAAGCCGTACCAAACCCACCAATACCCACAAAACCAGCGCCTCAAATCTCAGCGGCAGACCCGTCAGAGCAACCAATGGACCACCCGCCACGTCTCTCTCTCAAAGCCTCTACCTTTACCCCCGCAACCGCCGCGCACGGCGGCGAaacccgccgccgccgccgccgctccCGGTCCGAcctccttttcctctctctGCCCTCCGTCCAAGTCCGACCTCGTCGCCGCCTTCTCGGGCCGCCGCTCGACCCGGTTCGTGTCCAAAATGCACTTCGGCCGGCCCAAAACCACGGTGGGGTCCCGCCACTCCTCGCTGGCGGAGGAGGCCCTGCAGAGCGCAATCCGGTTCGGTAAGGACGATTTGGCCCTTGATGATGTTTTGCTTAGTTTCGAGTCTAAGCTTTGTGGGTCGGATGATTACACTTTTTTGCTTAGAGAGCTTGGGAATAGAGGTGAGTGTTGGAAGGCTATAAGGTGTTTCGAGTTTGCGGTGAGGAGGGAGAGAAGGAGAACTGAGCAGGGGAAATTAGCTAGCTCTATGATTAGTACTCTTGGTAGGTTGGGAAAGGTTGAGCTTGCCAAGAATGTGTTTCAGACTGCTGTCAATGAGGGCTATGGCAAGACTGTTTATACCTATTCGGCTTTGATTAGTGCTTATGGGCGCAGCGGGTATTGCGATGAGGCTATTCGAGTGCTCGAGTCCATGAAAGATTCGGGCTTGAAGCCGAATTTGGTTACTTACAATGCGGTGATTGATGCATGTGGAAAAGGGGGAGTGGAGTTTAAGAAGGTAGTGGAGATTTTCAATGAGATGCTTAAAATTGGGGTGCAGCCTGATCGAATTACTTATAATTCTCTCCTTGCGGTTTGTAGTCGAGGGGGACTGTGGGAGGCGGCTAGAAACTTGTTCAGTGAGATGGTGGATAGAGGGATTGATCAGGATATTTATACCTATAATACACTTTTGGATGCAATTTCTAAAGGTGGGCAGATGGATTTGGCATATCAGATTATGTCGGAGATGCCTTCAAAGAATATTTTGCCTAATGTGGTGACTTATAGTACTATGATCGATGGTTATGCTAAGGCTGGTAGATTAGAAGATGCACTAAGTTTATTTCATGAAATGAAGTTTTTGGCCGTTGGTCTGGATAGAGTTCTGTATAATACATTGCTGTCACTTTACGGGAAGCTTGGCAGGTTTGCAGAGGCTTTGAATGTTTGCAAGGAGATGGAGAGTGTTGGGATTGTGAAGGACGTTGTATCTTATAATGCGCTTCTTGGTGGGTATGGGAAGCAAGGCAAGTATGATCAAGTTAAAGCACTGTACAATGAAATGAAAGAAGAACGTGTATCACCAAATTTATTAACTTATTCAACATTGATCGATGTGTATTCAAAAGGTGGTTTGTATGTGGAGGCAATGAAAGTTTTCAGAGAGTTTAAGCAGGCAGGGCTGAAGGCTGATGTTGTTCTCTATAGTGAACTTATTAATGCTTTGTGCAAAAGTGGGCTGGTGGAATCTGCTGTTTCATTGCTTGATGAGATGACCAAGGAAGGCATCCGACCTAATGTTGTCACTTATAATTCTATAATTGATGCCTTTGGTAGGCCAGCGACAACAGAGTGTGCAGTTGGTGCTGGAGGCATTGTGCTACACAATGAATCTTCATCTTCAATTTCTGAAAGGGATGTTGACATTTCTGAAGAGAATGTTCAAATTCAGGTGAGAGATATGGAGGATACCAGAATTATAAAGATGTTTGGGCAGCTTGCAGCTGATAAAGCTGGTTATGCAGAGAAAGATAGGAAGGTTAGACAAGAAATCTTGTGCATTTTGGGTGTCGTTCAGAAGATGCATGAGCTAGACATCAAACCGAATGTCGTCACATTTTCAGCCATTCTAAATGCTTGCAG CCGCTGTAATTCATTTGAAGATGCTTCCATGTTATTGGAGGAATTGCGGTTGTTTGATAACCAGGTTTATGGTGTTGCCCATGGACTTCTTATGGGCTACAGGGGTAGTGTATGGGTTAAAGCTCAGTCCCTGTTTGATGAAGTTAAGCAGATGGACTGTTCAACTGCATCTGCATTCTACAATGCTCTTACCGACATGCTATGGCACTTTGGACAG AAACAAGGGGCGCAACTGGTTGTGCTTGAAGGGAAGCGTCGAAATGTATGGGAGAATGCATGGGAGAATTCACAGTTAGATTTGCATTTGATGTCTTCTGGGGCTGCCCGAGCAATGGTTCATGCATGGTTGCTCAATATACACTCTATAGTGTATAAGGGCCAACAATTGCCAAACCTATTAAG CATTTTGACAGGATGGGGCAAGCACAGCAAAGTAGTAGGCGAAAGTGCCTTAAGACGAGCAATCGAGGCACTTCTTACCGGCATGGGTGCACCCTTTCAGGTTGCCAAGCCTAACAAAGGTAGGTTTATTTCGACGGGATCTGTGGCTGCTGCATGGTTAAAAGAATCTGGCACACTGGAGGTGCTCAAGCTTCATGATGATAGGGCCGATCCAAATAGTGCAAATTTTGGCCAAATATCCAATTTACGAGCGCTCGCTTTGTAG